The following coding sequences are from one Eptesicus fuscus isolate TK198812 chromosome 7, DD_ASM_mEF_20220401, whole genome shotgun sequence window:
- the CHADL gene encoding chondroadherin-like protein, with product MKRPQWVMGERGRGGGTDGGQTVDDVGQRAPPLSPRPQSISSVLLLFLLPLLGPAGHTAAQRCPRTCVCDNSRRHVACRHQNLTEVPHAIPELTQRLDLQGNQLKVIAPAAFQALPHLTHLDLRHCQVELVAEGAFRGLGRLLVLNLASNRLSALPQEALDGLGSLRRLELERNLLEELRPGAFGALGALVTLNLAHNALVYLPPMAFQGLLRTRGLQLAHNALSVLAPEALAGLPALRRLSLHHNELQALPGAALAQARGLARLELGHNPFTYAGEEDGLALPGLRELALDHGALQALDPRAFAHCPRLHTLDLRGNQLDTLPPLQGPGQLRRLRLQGNPLWCGCRARPLLEWLARARVRSDGACRGPRRLRGEALDALRPSDLRCPGDPAEDEDEDEELAAARPRAPPGPAEEDGAAQPCPRACVCASASRHSGCEGRGLQAVPRGFPGDTQLLDLRRNRFPALPRAAFPGLGRLVSLHLQHCGIAALEAGALAGLGSLLYLYLSDNQLSGLGAAALEGVPRLGYLYLERNRFLQVPGPALRALPRLFSLHLQDNAVERLAPGDLAGTQALRWLYLSGNRLTQVSPGALGPAPELEKLHLDRNQLREVPTGALEGLPALRELQLSGNPLGALRDGAFRPVGGSLQHLFLNSSGLEQVSPGAFSGLGPRLQSLHLQKNQLQALPALPGLSQLELVDLSGNPFRCDCQLLPLHRWLTGLNLRVGATCAAPPSARGQRVKAAAAVFEACPSWASRKAKRMPSARRARVEGRQRGAGKVGRRQDRPLGKMFEPITPLTTHQPPDPALRGVEGGYWEGELREL from the exons ATGAAGAGGCCCCAGTGGGTGATGGGTgagcgggggcggggtggagggacaGATGGGGGACAGACAG TGGACGATGTGGGACAACgggctccccctctctctccccgtccccaAAGCATCTCCTCGGTCCTGCTGCTgttcctgctgccgctgctgggccCAGCGGGGCACACGGCCGCCCAGCGCTGCCCGCGGACCTGCGTCTGCGACAACTCCAGGCGGCATGTGGCCTGCCGGCACCAGAACCTCACCGAGGTGCCCCACGCCATCCCTGAG ctgACCCAGCGGCTGGACCTCCAGGGCAACCAGCTGAAGGTGATCGCCCCCGCCGCCTTCCAGGCCCTGCCTCACCTGACCCACCTGGACCTGCGGCACTGCCAGGTGGAGCTGGTGGCCGAGGGCGCCTTCCGCGGCCTGGGCCGCCTGCTGGTCCTCAACCTGGCCTCCAACCGCCTGAGCGCGCTGCCCCAGGAGGCCCTGGACGGGCTGGGCTCGCTGCGGCGCCTGGAGCTGGAGCGGAACCTGCTGGAGGAGCTGCGGCCCGGGGCGTTCGGGGCGCTGGGCGCACTGGTCACCCTCAACCTGGCGCACAACGCCCTCGTCTACCTGCCCCCCATGGCCTTCCAGGGGCTGCTGCGCACGCGCGGGCTGCAGCTGGCCCACAACGCGCTCAGCGTGCTGGCCCCCGAGGCCCTGGCCGGCCTGCCCGCCCTGCGCCGGCTCAGCCTGCACCACAACGAGCTGCAGGCCCTGCCCGGCGCCGCGCTGGCCCAGGCCCGCGGCCTGGCGCGCCTCGAGCTGGGCCACAACCCTTTCACCTACGCGGGCGAGGAGGACGGGCTGGCCCTGCCCGGCCTGCGGGAGCTGGCGCTGGACCACGGCGCCCTGCAGGCCCTGGACCCCCGGGCCTTCGCCCACTGCCCGCGCCTGCACACCCTGGACCTCCGCGGGAACCAGCTGGACACGCTGCCGCCGCTGCAGGGCCCGGGGCAGCTGCGCCGGCTGAGGCTGCAGGGGAACCCGCTGTGGTGCGGCTGCCGGGCCCGGCCGCTGCTCGAGTGGCTGGCGCGGGCGCGCGTGCGCTCCGATGGCGCGTGCCGGGGGCCCCGGCGGCTGCGGGGCGAGGCCCTGGACGCCCTGCGGCCCTCCGACCTGCGCTGCCCCGGGGACCCGGcggaggacgaggacgaggacgaggagCTGGCGGCCGCGCGGCCCCGCGCCCCCCCGGGCCCCGCGGAGGAGGACGGCgcggcccagccctgcccgcgcGCCTGCGTGTGCGCCTCCGCGTCCCGGCacagcggctgcgagggccgaggcctGCAGGCCGTGCCCCGCGGCTTCCCCGGCGACACCCAGCTCCTGGACCTGAGGCGGAACCGCTTCCCGGCGCTGCCCCGCGCGGCCTTCCCGGGCCTGGGCCGGCTGGTGTCGCTGCACCTGCAGCACTGCGGCATCGCGGCGCTGGAGGCGGGCGCCCTGGCCGGGCTGGGCAGCCTGCTCTACCTCTACCTCTCCGACAACCAGCTCTCGGGCCTGGGCGCCGCCGCGCTGGAGGGGGTGCCCCGCCTCGGCTACCTGTACCTGGAGCGCAACCGCTTCCTGCAGGTGCCGGGGCCCGCCCTGCGCGCCCTGCCGCGCCTCTTCTCCCTGCACCTGCAGGACAACGCGGTGGAGCGCCTGGCGCCCGGGGACCTGGCGGGCACGCAGGCCTTGCGCTGGCTCTACCTGAGCGGGAACCGCCTCACCCAGGTGTCCCCCGgcgccctgggccccgccccggAGCTGGAGAAGCTGCACCTGGACAGGAACCAGCTGCGAGAGGTGCCCACGGGGGCCCTGGAGGGGCTGCCTGCCCTCCGGGAGCTGCAGCTCTCGGGGAACCCGCTCGGGGCCCTGCGGGATGGCGCCTTCCGGCCCGTGGGCGGGTCGCTGCAGCACCTCTTCCTGAACAGCAgtggcctggagcag GTTTCTCCTGGGGCCTTCTCAGGCCTGGGGCCCCGGCTGCAGAGCCTACACCTGCAGAAGAACCAGCTGcaggccctgcccgccctgcccggtCTCAGCCAGCTGGAGCTGGTCGACCTCAGTGGCAATCCCTTCCGCTGTGACTGCCAGCTGCTCCCACTCCACAG GTGGCTCACTGGGCTGAACCTGCGCGTGGGGGCCACCTGTGCCGCCCCTCCCAGTGCCCGTGGCCAGAGGGTGAAGGCTGCCGCTGCTGTCTTTGAAGCCTGCCCGAGCTGGGCGTCCAGGAAGGCCAAGCGGATGCCCAGTGCCCGGAGAGCCCGCGTGGAGGGCAGACAGCGGGGAGCCGGCAAGGTTGGCAG gaggcaagACCGGCCACTTGGTAAAATGTTCGAACCCATCACACCACTCACCACCCATCAG CCCCCCGACCCGGCGctgaggggtgtggagggtggcTACTGGGAGGGAGAGCTTCGGGAACTGTAG